One window of Sporocytophaga myxococcoides genomic DNA carries:
- the bsh gene encoding choloylglycine hydrolase, producing the protein MCTAANYTATDHYFGRNLDLEYSYNETVTVTPRNYVFKFRQVDELRSHHALIGISTNVDGYPLYYDATNEKGLSMAGLNFPENADYKPEDPKKINITPFEFIPWVLGQYETVAEVKEALKDINLVNISFSKEYPLSPLHWIISDREESITVESVKEGLHVYDNPVGVLTNNPTFDKQLFNLNNYMTLSIDPPKNNFAPDLVLDTYSRGMGAIGLPGDLSSSSRFVKAVFTKINSVSGSSESEAISQFFHILGSAAQQRGCVRLGDKYEITIYSSCCNTDKGIYYYKTYENSQISGVDMHKENLDSEEIISYSLIEGQQIKMQN; encoded by the coding sequence ATGTGTACAGCAGCAAACTATACAGCAACGGATCATTATTTTGGGAGAAATCTCGACCTGGAATATTCCTATAACGAAACGGTAACTGTAACACCGAGAAACTATGTCTTCAAGTTTCGGCAGGTAGATGAACTCCGTTCACACCATGCGCTTATTGGCATATCTACGAATGTCGACGGATATCCGCTCTACTACGATGCAACGAATGAAAAAGGCTTAAGTATGGCGGGTCTTAATTTTCCGGAAAATGCAGACTATAAACCTGAAGATCCGAAGAAAATAAACATTACTCCATTTGAATTTATTCCATGGGTATTAGGGCAATACGAGACGGTTGCAGAGGTGAAAGAAGCTCTTAAAGATATAAATCTTGTAAATATCTCATTCAGCAAAGAGTATCCCTTGTCACCCCTTCACTGGATCATCTCAGACAGAGAAGAGTCCATTACTGTAGAGTCCGTTAAAGAAGGCTTACACGTGTATGACAATCCCGTAGGGGTACTGACGAATAACCCAACGTTCGACAAGCAGCTCTTTAATCTTAATAACTACATGACACTATCGATTGACCCACCGAAAAATAATTTTGCTCCCGATTTAGTACTTGATACATACAGTAGGGGTATGGGTGCGATAGGACTACCTGGTGATCTATCCTCTTCTTCAAGGTTCGTAAAAGCGGTATTTACTAAAATAAATTCCGTCTCGGGCAGCTCTGAATCGGAAGCGATAAGTCAATTCTTCCATATTCTAGGCTCCGCCGCACAGCAACGTGGCTGTGTTCGATTAGGTGATAAATATGAAATTACCATCTATTCTTCATGCTGCAACACTGATAAAGGTATCTACTACTACAAAACCTATGAAAACAGCCAAATATCAGGTGTTGATATGCATAAAGAAAATCTTGATAGCGAAGAAATTATTAGCTATTCATTAATTGAAGGTCAACAAATAAAAATGCAAAATTAG
- a CDS encoding TonB-dependent receptor plug domain-containing protein, whose product MLSFEAFGQADSLENQNKYAKISGFHSDSINVDFYKPFSLRLNTILDRSAGVRVRQQGGVGSNYSYQLDGISGNRITFFVDGIPAEYLGPGYDISNLLSPLVSKIDVYKGVTPVEMGADAIGGAINIITTQSDKNYFNASYSYGSLNTHQAHFQGQWIDPNSRFTVRASSYFTHSDNNYDVWGPGIYYNDPQTSYPQNYTKNNPGKHFNDDISLGHAKIDFGFTKRSYADQLLFSVAFSNLEKGIQTNDYSYPVYGKVRSKQQFMMPSLVYKKENLFTRRLSLDFFSGYSMRENILVDTSRNRYNWKGEVVGKSVTPGEMVGGGTFQTRKENFLVTRFNPVYVINENHKISFNYLRQKGKSEAEELFSSIPYGSKGIRSTKDFFGLSYVSYWFKNHLSTNLFAKYHYLKATMPKAFPWSPRSSGEISYSIGNLGFGLATSFQALNWASVKVSIEKGARMPEAYEAISDGWTVWGNTYLKPEKSININAGVTLNNIKYVGGHGISINVNAFYRNIQDQIHLLPYRNGIGIYDNYGEILGKGIESELQYNLSNVFTLKMNTTYFKTIDNPLPYITYKDHIPNQPYFILNGTLQASFNNVGLKGSKLQTYLLWGYINKFNLYWVSPGRPNGNMIIPAQHMVDYGVAYSFSERVKLAFDVSNVLHQQVFDFYAMQRPGRVLYLKLSYNL is encoded by the coding sequence ATGTTATCATTTGAGGCTTTTGGGCAGGCAGATAGTCTTGAAAATCAGAATAAATATGCGAAAATATCCGGCTTTCATTCGGATTCAATTAATGTTGATTTTTATAAGCCTTTTAGTTTGAGACTTAATACAATCCTGGATCGCTCTGCCGGTGTTCGTGTGAGGCAGCAAGGTGGTGTAGGTTCTAATTATTCCTACCAGCTTGATGGTATTTCAGGAAATAGAATTACTTTTTTTGTCGATGGAATCCCTGCAGAATATCTTGGTCCTGGTTATGATATTAGTAATCTTTTGTCACCCCTTGTAAGTAAAATAGATGTTTATAAAGGGGTTACCCCTGTAGAAATGGGGGCTGATGCTATTGGAGGAGCTATCAATATTATAACCACTCAATCTGATAAAAACTATTTTAACGCTTCCTATTCTTATGGTTCGTTGAATACTCATCAAGCTCATTTTCAAGGCCAGTGGATAGATCCTAATTCACGATTTACGGTAAGAGCATCGTCATATTTTACTCACTCAGATAACAATTATGATGTGTGGGGGCCGGGAATATATTACAATGATCCACAAACTTCTTATCCTCAAAATTATACTAAAAACAATCCGGGTAAACACTTTAATGATGACATCAGTCTGGGGCATGCAAAAATAGATTTTGGTTTTACCAAAAGAAGCTATGCAGATCAGCTTTTGTTTAGTGTAGCCTTTTCTAATCTGGAGAAAGGCATACAAACAAATGATTATTCCTATCCGGTTTATGGCAAGGTGAGGTCTAAACAACAATTTATGATGCCTTCATTGGTGTATAAAAAAGAGAATTTGTTTACAAGGAGGCTCTCCTTAGACTTTTTTTCTGGATACTCTATGAGAGAAAATATTCTTGTAGATACATCAAGGAACAGATATAATTGGAAAGGTGAAGTTGTTGGTAAGAGTGTAACCCCCGGAGAGATGGTAGGAGGTGGAACTTTCCAAACCAGAAAAGAAAATTTTCTGGTTACAAGATTTAATCCGGTTTACGTCATCAATGAGAATCACAAAATATCTTTTAATTATTTGAGACAAAAGGGAAAGTCAGAAGCAGAAGAACTTTTTTCGTCAATTCCATATGGATCAAAGGGGATTCGATCGACAAAGGACTTCTTTGGCTTGTCCTATGTCAGTTATTGGTTTAAAAATCATTTGAGTACCAATCTTTTTGCCAAATATCATTATTTAAAAGCTACTATGCCAAAAGCTTTTCCTTGGTCTCCTAGATCTTCTGGCGAAATAAGCTATAGCATCGGCAATCTGGGGTTTGGATTAGCAACTTCATTTCAGGCGCTGAACTGGGCTTCAGTTAAGGTATCTATAGAAAAAGGAGCTCGTATGCCTGAAGCTTATGAAGCAATAAGTGATGGGTGGACGGTATGGGGTAATACATACCTTAAACCAGAAAAAAGTATAAATATCAATGCCGGAGTTACACTAAATAATATTAAGTATGTAGGGGGGCATGGTATAAGTATAAATGTAAATGCATTTTATAGGAATATACAAGATCAGATTCATCTATTACCATATAGAAATGGAATTGGCATATATGATAATTATGGCGAAATCCTTGGGAAAGGTATTGAATCTGAGTTGCAGTATAACTTAAGCAACGTTTTTACTCTTAAAATGAATACAACATATTTTAAGACGATAGATAATCCGCTGCCATATATTACGTATAAAGATCACATCCCAAATCAGCCTTATTTTATATTAAACGGTACGCTGCAGGCAAGTTTCAATAATGTAGGATTGAAGGGGTCAAAGTTGCAGACTTATTTACTTTGGGGGTATATAAATAAATTTAATTTATACTGGGTAAGTCCTGGGCGGCCAAATGGAAATATGATTATACCTGCTCAACATATGGTGGATTATGGGGTAGCATATTCTTTCTCTGAAAGAGTAAAATTAGCTTTCGACGTTTCTAATGTTTTACATCAGCAAGTGTTTGATTTTTACGCTATGCAAAGACCTGGCAGAGTACTTTATTTAAAATTGAGCTATAACTTGTAA
- a CDS encoding glycosyltransferase family 2 protein, which yields MISICIPVYNFNIASLINELSRQLNSLNIQCEIIVIDDCSQNLKTINKSSCEKHTYIELPENIGRAKIRNLFLQYAKYEYLLFLDCDALIKTSSFLPKYIEIIKDNPSVVCGGRVYDPRPPKREYRLKWKYGILRESQPYSVRRKFPNRSFMTNNFLIRKNILEKIKFDERIAQYGHEDTLFGYALKKSNITITHIDNPILNGDVELNSEYLNKTREGIINLIHILNFKEYDNDLINDIALLRFYQKIKILRGIIRLSFFAFKPLTILLLKKGYVNLYLFDYYKLGILIENIKTNLDNQNV from the coding sequence ATGATATCCATATGTATTCCGGTATATAATTTTAATATAGCTTCATTGATAAATGAATTATCAAGGCAACTAAATTCATTGAATATTCAATGTGAAATTATAGTTATTGACGATTGCTCTCAAAATTTAAAGACTATAAACAAAAGTTCATGCGAAAAACATACCTACATAGAGTTACCCGAAAATATTGGAAGAGCAAAAATCAGAAATCTATTTTTACAATATGCTAAATATGAATATTTACTTTTTCTTGATTGTGATGCTCTCATAAAAACATCCTCCTTTCTGCCAAAATATATTGAAATTATCAAGGACAACCCGAGCGTTGTTTGCGGTGGGAGGGTTTACGATCCACGTCCTCCCAAAAGAGAGTATAGACTAAAATGGAAATATGGGATTTTAAGAGAAAGCCAGCCTTACTCTGTAAGACGCAAATTTCCCAATCGGTCATTTATGACAAACAATTTTTTAATACGAAAAAATATATTAGAAAAAATTAAGTTTGATGAGCGGATTGCACAATACGGGCACGAAGACACTCTTTTTGGGTATGCTTTAAAAAAAAGTAATATTACCATTACACATATCGATAATCCAATTCTCAATGGAGATGTTGAGCTCAATAGTGAATACCTCAATAAAACCAGAGAAGGCATCATTAATCTGATTCATATTTTGAATTTTAAAGAATATGATAATGACTTAATCAATGATATTGCGTTATTGAGATTCTATCAAAAAATAAAAATATTAAGAGGAATTATAAGATTATCATTTTTCGCTTTTAAACCTTTAACGATATTACTTTTAAAAAAAGGTTACGTTAATTTATACCTGTTTGATTATTATAAACTAGGCATTCTTATTGAAAACATAAAGACTAATTTGGATAACCAGAACGTTTAA
- a CDS encoding sterol desaturase family protein, with product MYLNILIVIIAFASMEAVAWMAHKYIMHGFLWIFHKDHHRPGGYAIEHNDFFFLLFATPAIICFLIGFKELSIYFWIATGITLYGLTYFIIHDIFIHQRIKWLKKSNFTYLRAIRKAHKVHHKHLDKEDGECFGMLWVPIKYFKEAKQHAN from the coding sequence ATGTATCTTAATATTCTCATTGTAATCATTGCTTTTGCATCTATGGAGGCTGTAGCCTGGATGGCCCATAAGTATATCATGCATGGCTTTCTCTGGATATTTCATAAAGACCATCATCGTCCCGGAGGATACGCTATAGAACATAACGATTTTTTCTTTTTGCTGTTCGCTACTCCGGCAATAATTTGTTTCCTGATAGGTTTTAAAGAACTATCCATATACTTCTGGATTGCTACAGGCATTACTCTTTATGGACTTACATATTTCATTATACATGACATATTTATCCACCAAAGAATAAAGTGGCTAAAAAAGTCAAATTTCACATATCTAAGAGCAATACGTAAAGCACACAAAGTACATCACAAACATCTGGACAAAGAAGATGGAGAATGTTTTGGTATGCTTTGGGTACCAATAAAATATTTTAAAGAAGCAAAACAGCATGCTAACTAA
- a CDS encoding phytoene desaturase family protein, with translation MKTIAIIGSGISGLSAAAYLASKGQDVLVFEKNEEIGGRMRQHKANGFTFDMGPSWYWMPDVFDSFFEKLGHKTSDFYELKKLDPGFQIITTNNEIMKVPACWEELLGLVENIEAGAAERLKKFMAEAAYKYEVGIKKLVYKPGLSIWELLTKETIKGVFRLQLFSSYSSHVRKYFSNKKIIALMEFPVLFLGAMPKDTPALYSLMNYAGLYQGTFYPMGGFKKVIDAMRHAGAQRGVKFYVNEAIESVTQGPGPLINIKTSKRQLYADGIIASADYHHIEQKLLNQEDRNYSEDYWQKKTFAPSALLFYIGVKRKLPRLEHHNLFFDADFDNHARAIYEKPEWPDQPLFYVCCPSKTDPEVAPPEMENLFILMPIAPDIEDNEEKRESYFVKLLTRLEKFTGVSVREHIVYKRSYCVEDFKSDYNSYKGNAYGLANTLMQTANLKPKIKNKHIQNFFYTGQLTVPGPGVPPSIISGQVAAAELLKSLRINI, from the coding sequence ATGAAAACCATTGCCATTATAGGATCCGGCATTAGCGGATTGAGTGCCGCGGCATACCTTGCTTCAAAGGGGCAGGATGTTTTGGTATTTGAAAAAAACGAAGAGATAGGCGGCCGCATGCGTCAGCATAAAGCCAATGGATTTACTTTCGATATGGGGCCCAGCTGGTACTGGATGCCAGATGTCTTTGATTCTTTTTTTGAAAAACTCGGGCATAAAACATCTGATTTTTACGAATTAAAAAAACTGGATCCAGGGTTTCAGATCATTACCACAAATAACGAAATCATGAAGGTTCCTGCTTGCTGGGAGGAGTTGCTTGGGTTGGTTGAAAATATCGAAGCAGGAGCTGCAGAAAGGTTAAAAAAGTTTATGGCTGAGGCTGCATACAAATATGAAGTCGGCATTAAAAAGCTGGTATACAAGCCAGGATTATCCATATGGGAATTGTTGACAAAAGAAACTATTAAAGGAGTATTCCGGCTTCAATTATTCTCGTCCTATAGTTCTCATGTACGAAAATATTTTTCAAACAAGAAAATTATAGCCTTAATGGAGTTTCCTGTATTATTTCTCGGCGCAATGCCTAAAGACACTCCGGCATTGTATAGTTTGATGAATTATGCCGGCTTGTACCAGGGAACATTTTATCCAATGGGTGGATTTAAAAAAGTGATTGATGCAATGCGCCACGCAGGCGCTCAGAGAGGAGTAAAATTTTATGTAAATGAAGCTATTGAATCTGTGACACAAGGCCCCGGACCACTCATTAATATAAAAACATCCAAACGCCAGCTTTATGCTGATGGAATTATAGCCAGTGCAGACTATCACCATATAGAACAAAAGCTTCTCAATCAGGAAGACCGAAATTATTCTGAAGACTACTGGCAAAAGAAAACTTTTGCTCCTTCTGCCCTCTTGTTTTATATAGGTGTAAAAAGAAAACTACCCCGACTTGAGCATCATAATTTATTTTTTGATGCAGATTTTGATAATCATGCCAGGGCCATTTATGAAAAGCCGGAATGGCCTGATCAACCACTGTTTTATGTATGCTGTCCTTCAAAAACTGATCCTGAAGTGGCACCTCCGGAGATGGAGAATCTTTTCATACTAATGCCAATAGCTCCAGACATAGAAGATAATGAAGAAAAGAGGGAATCCTATTTTGTGAAATTATTAACCCGACTTGAAAAATTTACCGGTGTATCTGTTCGTGAACATATAGTCTACAAGAGAAGCTATTGCGTCGAGGATTTTAAATCTGACTATAACTCATACAAAGGGAACGCTTATGGATTAGCCAATACATTGATGCAAACAGCTAATCTAAAACCAAAAATCAAAAACAAACATATTCAAAACTTCTTTTATACAGGGCAACTTACTGTTCCCGGACCGGGAGTTCCACCTTCAATCATATCAGGTCAGGTTGCAGCAGCAGAATTATTAAAATCATTACGGATAAATATATGA
- a CDS encoding AraC family transcriptional regulator: MTKEQSINEYFFRINKVIDYIKAHLDEDLSLEKLSEISTFSKFHFHRIFKALTGQTVNNFIRNARIERSVFYLNHDPSSTIADIAFRSGFSNQASFYRTFKDIHQIKPTDFRDHKRKENSKICEKDSNNRNLQEQIQSYLATRIYNLKEINMDKGKSIQIEIKDLSELHVVYIRNLSIHMHDSETFGKMIEALLKWALPKGLVNFPETKVLTVYRSNPNDKGIIQADVCLTVPDEIEGEGIIGKTILTGGKYAVIHKEATLAECFTTWDYVFKEWFPSNGYQPDNRNFYINHLNEPEKHPQKLHIFDMCIPIREL; the protein is encoded by the coding sequence ATGACAAAGGAACAATCTATAAATGAATATTTTTTTAGAATAAATAAGGTTATTGATTATATCAAAGCTCATCTTGATGAAGATCTATCGCTTGAAAAACTTTCAGAAATATCAACCTTTTCTAAATTCCACTTTCATCGCATCTTTAAAGCACTGACAGGGCAAACGGTGAATAACTTTATCAGAAATGCCAGAATAGAAAGATCCGTATTCTATCTTAATCATGATCCATCCTCTACCATTGCTGATATAGCCTTCAGGAGTGGATTTTCTAATCAGGCATCCTTTTACAGAACTTTCAAAGATATTCATCAAATCAAGCCAACTGATTTCAGAGATCACAAGCGCAAAGAAAATAGCAAGATTTGCGAGAAAGATAGCAACAATCGTAACCTTCAGGAACAGATTCAATCCTACCTTGCCACCAGAATTTATAACTTAAAAGAAATAAATATGGACAAAGGCAAATCTATCCAGATAGAGATCAAGGATTTATCTGAATTGCACGTGGTTTACATAAGAAACTTAAGCATTCACATGCACGATAGTGAAACATTTGGAAAAATGATTGAAGCGCTCTTGAAATGGGCGTTACCCAAAGGGCTTGTTAATTTTCCTGAAACAAAAGTTTTAACTGTATACAGAAGTAATCCAAATGACAAAGGGATTATCCAGGCAGATGTGTGCCTGACAGTTCCTGATGAAATTGAAGGAGAAGGGATTATTGGCAAAACCATTCTGACAGGAGGAAAATATGCAGTAATACATAAAGAGGCTACTTTGGCTGAATGCTTTACAACCTGGGATTATGTCTTTAAAGAATGGTTTCCAAGCAATGGTTATCAACCTGATAACAGGAATTTTTATATCAATCACTTAAATGAGCCAGAGAAGCATCCTCAGAAGCTTCACATTTTTGATATGTGTATACCTATCAGGGAATTATGA
- a CDS encoding phytoene/squalene synthase family protein yields MKQLFDDVSAKCSKLTTQSYSTSFSLGIRFLGKDLHRPIYSIYGFVRFADEIVDSFHEYPKKDLMASFRKDTVKAIEDRISLNPILNSFQQVVHEYNIEWELIDTFLKSMEMDLEQREYTQDAYKLYILGSAEVVGLMCLRVFVQNNTSLYNQLKPYAMSLGAAFQKINFLRDIHTDYTHLGRTYFPDIDMHSFDKTIKMNIEKEIEEDFNHALIGIKLLPSYSKTGVYLAYIYYKALFRKIKSLPAETILQQRIRIPNINKLGLMFQCYIRSQFNIL; encoded by the coding sequence ATGAAACAGCTTTTCGATGATGTATCTGCTAAGTGCAGTAAATTGACAACACAGAGCTATAGTACAAGCTTCTCGTTAGGCATTCGTTTTTTAGGTAAAGATTTACACAGACCAATTTACTCTATATATGGGTTTGTTCGATTTGCTGATGAAATTGTAGACTCTTTTCATGAATATCCCAAAAAAGACCTTATGGCATCCTTTCGCAAAGATACTGTCAAGGCAATAGAGGACAGGATTAGTTTAAATCCTATACTAAATTCCTTTCAACAAGTAGTACATGAATATAACATTGAGTGGGAACTAATAGATACATTCCTCAAAAGCATGGAAATGGATCTGGAACAAAGAGAATACACGCAGGACGCTTACAAATTGTACATTTTAGGTTCTGCAGAAGTTGTAGGATTGATGTGCCTGCGCGTGTTTGTACAAAATAACACGAGCCTTTATAATCAGCTAAAACCTTACGCCATGAGCCTCGGAGCTGCCTTCCAGAAAATTAATTTCCTACGTGATATACATACTGATTATACACATCTTGGTCGTACATACTTTCCTGACATAGATATGCATTCATTTGACAAAACCATAAAGATGAATATTGAAAAGGAAATTGAAGAGGATTTCAACCATGCATTAATAGGTATTAAACTATTACCTTCATATTCCAAAACAGGAGTATATCTTGCCTATATTTACTACAAGGCTTTATTCAGAAAAATAAAATCCTTACCAGCTGAAACTATTCTGCAACAACGTATTCGAATACCGAATATTAATAAGCTGGGGTTAATGTTTCAGTGTTACATACGCAGTCAGTTTAACATTTTATAA
- a CDS encoding MerR family transcriptional regulator — protein sequence MSVYSISDLEKLSGIKAHTIRMWEQRYEILKPLRSEGNVRYYDDDQVRQFIQIALLVRSGYKISKISKLDHTAIYKMVEDLSATITDDIKTKHLVDRLISSAIDFNEHSFQRIFQESIDHYGIITTYEKVIYPMLVKIGLLWGKTELIPAQEHFISNLIKQKLYHSIDTLPPASNGSKTWLLFLPEEEDHELGLLLSSYILRANNYRVIYLGQRVPYYNLKTVVEKIKPDYMQYFIVRYQSTEIIQEFMSSMNNDFPEIIKCISMSEKLSQSLQLPMDHRYIKDIDHLLELIQSDKA from the coding sequence ATGTCGGTTTATTCAATTTCAGATCTTGAGAAGCTCAGTGGAATAAAAGCGCACACGATAAGGATGTGGGAACAACGATATGAAATTCTGAAACCATTGCGCTCTGAAGGAAATGTGAGGTATTACGATGATGACCAGGTCAGGCAATTCATTCAGATAGCCCTATTGGTACGCTCCGGATATAAAATATCCAAAATAAGCAAGCTGGATCATACCGCCATTTATAAAATGGTTGAGGACTTATCGGCTACAATAACTGATGATATTAAAACAAAACATTTGGTTGACAGACTGATCTCATCAGCGATTGATTTTAATGAACACTCATTTCAAAGAATATTCCAGGAATCTATTGATCACTACGGAATAATTACCACCTATGAAAAAGTGATTTATCCTATGTTGGTAAAAATAGGTTTACTCTGGGGCAAAACAGAACTGATTCCCGCTCAGGAACACTTTATTTCAAATCTGATTAAACAAAAGTTATATCACTCTATTGATACACTACCACCGGCATCCAACGGATCTAAAACCTGGCTGTTGTTTCTTCCGGAAGAAGAAGATCATGAACTAGGTCTTCTTTTATCCAGCTATATCCTCAGAGCAAATAATTATCGTGTTATTTATCTGGGACAGCGAGTTCCTTATTATAACCTGAAAACAGTAGTTGAAAAAATAAAACCTGATTACATGCAGTATTTTATAGTAAGGTATCAAAGTACAGAAATCATTCAGGAATTTATGTCTTCGATGAACAATGATTTCCCTGAGATTATAAAATGTATTTCAATGTCCGAAAAGTTATCCCAATCCCTTCAACTACCAATGGACCATAGATATATAAAAGATATTGATCACCTCCTTGAACTCATACAGTCTGACAAAGCATGA
- a CDS encoding pyridoxamine 5'-phosphate oxidase family protein: MMITSTFRTKPMNLAEEIIMATLENHPEGGLTTINSDDTSSSSVIIQHKFSDYPYFFMTKDSTKKYGNLERNPAVSFMVF; this comes from the coding sequence ATGATGATTACTTCAACCTTCAGGACTAAACCAATGAACCTTGCCGAGGAGATAATTATGGCGACGCTTGAGAATCATCCTGAAGGAGGACTCACTACCATTAACTCCGATGACACATCTTCAAGTTCTGTTATAATCCAGCACAAATTCAGTGATTATCCTTATTTCTTCATGACAAAAGATTCCACAAAAAAATACGGTAATCTCGAACGTAATCCGGCAGTATCTTTTATGGTTTTTTGA
- the idi gene encoding isopentenyl-diphosphate Delta-isomerase — protein sequence MDQIILVNNHDQEVGMMDKLEAHQKGLLHRAISVFLFNSEGKLLLQQRAKNKYHSGGLWTNTACSHPYPGESTLQAAIRRLKEEMGLETNLTKAFQFTYRAEFTNGLIEHELDHVYVGSSDIDPDPDREEVMDFTYLSLEEIENKLNSTPELFTEWFKLCYKYAFHYYNQK from the coding sequence ATGGATCAAATTATTCTGGTAAACAATCATGACCAGGAAGTAGGAATGATGGACAAACTTGAAGCTCATCAAAAAGGTTTGCTTCACAGGGCTATATCAGTCTTCCTATTCAATTCGGAAGGAAAACTGCTTCTACAGCAGAGAGCAAAGAATAAATACCACTCCGGAGGATTATGGACCAACACTGCCTGCAGCCATCCTTATCCTGGAGAGAGTACATTACAGGCTGCCATAAGAAGACTGAAGGAAGAAATGGGCTTAGAAACAAATCTTACAAAAGCATTTCAATTTACTTATAGGGCTGAGTTTACAAACGGACTGATCGAACATGAACTTGACCATGTATATGTGGGTAGCTCAGACATCGATCCTGATCCCGATCGGGAGGAGGTGATGGATTTTACCTATCTTTCACTGGAAGAAATCGAAAACAAACTGAATAGCACACCTGAGTTATTCACAGAGTGGTTTAAACTTTGCTATAAATATGCCTTTCATTATTACAACCAAAAATAG
- a CDS encoding lycopene cyclase domain-containing protein — protein sequence MLTKYTYLLINLGSVIIPFLFSFHPKLQFYKKWHYFFGANIVVSSLFILWDMYYTHLGVWGFNPTYLTGYYVMNLPIEEILFFICIPFASVYSYHCFRIFFPSPNLPYREITGILILVLIITGGIHYDKIYTSVTFFGLAFFLLLVVFIYKTDWTASFYLAFAFLLIPFFIVNGILTGTGPEHPIVWYDNSENLGIRMLTIPVEDTFYGMLLLMGNVAVYERLQITRKVEEFTV from the coding sequence ATGCTAACTAAATACACCTATTTATTAATCAACCTGGGATCTGTAATCATCCCCTTTCTTTTCAGTTTTCATCCCAAGCTCCAGTTCTACAAAAAGTGGCACTATTTCTTTGGAGCTAATATAGTGGTGAGCAGTCTTTTCATTCTTTGGGACATGTATTATACGCACCTTGGAGTGTGGGGATTTAATCCAACTTACCTCACGGGATATTATGTTATGAACTTACCTATTGAGGAAATATTGTTTTTTATCTGCATCCCTTTTGCCAGTGTTTACAGCTATCATTGCTTCAGAATATTTTTTCCTTCACCTAATCTTCCGTATCGGGAGATCACAGGCATATTGATACTTGTTTTAATTATCACAGGCGGTATTCACTATGATAAGATTTACACAAGTGTAACATTTTTTGGCCTGGCATTTTTTCTACTACTTGTGGTATTTATATATAAAACAGACTGGACAGCTTCCTTTTATCTGGCTTTCGCTTTTCTACTCATTCCGTTTTTTATAGTAAATGGCATACTCACCGGGACCGGCCCTGAGCATCCGATAGTATGGTATGATAACAGTGAGAACTTAGGAATTCGTATGCTTACCATTCCAGTTGAAGATACATTCTATGGTATGCTTTTACTGATGGGAAACGTTGCTGTATATGAAAGATTACAGATTACACGAAAAGTTGAAGAATTTACTGTTTAA